In Phyllobacterium zundukense, the following are encoded in one genomic region:
- the virB11 gene encoding P-type DNA transfer ATPase VirB11 has product MNANHNNPARYFLEEALAPIREFLDDRKVVEISCQKPNEVWIERSGTLEMEKHTVAGLENAAIALMAERTAAHSSQVVNEENPLLSATLPDGERIQYVLNPTSVTGHCFSIRKQVLRRLTLEDYDNAGAFKRTRVASDHFIDEVDIELSRLLQAGDIRHFLKVAAHNHRSMIVSGGTSTGKTTFLNAMLTAIPRNERFVMMQDAPELEPIQENVVSLTASKGDQGRAKVTMTSLLGAALRLRPDRIFMGELRGEEAFDFLNAINTGHPGSMTTIHANSPRHAFDRLSTLVLNSGVRMDRADIISYIKSIIPIVVQLKKGDEHGTRGVSEIFFADEVDQNGKRKHR; this is encoded by the coding sequence ATGAATGCCAATCACAACAATCCAGCAAGGTATTTTCTGGAAGAAGCCTTAGCGCCGATTCGAGAGTTCTTGGACGACCGCAAAGTCGTGGAAATCTCGTGCCAGAAACCGAACGAGGTCTGGATTGAACGATCGGGAACGCTTGAGATGGAAAAACACACCGTCGCGGGGCTCGAAAACGCCGCGATCGCCTTGATGGCGGAACGGACGGCGGCGCATTCAAGCCAGGTGGTGAATGAGGAAAACCCGCTTTTGTCTGCTACATTGCCGGACGGCGAGCGCATTCAATATGTCCTTAATCCGACGTCTGTCACCGGCCATTGTTTTTCCATCCGCAAGCAGGTGCTTCGGCGCCTGACACTCGAGGACTACGATAATGCCGGGGCGTTCAAGCGGACGCGCGTTGCTAGCGACCATTTCATTGATGAGGTCGATATCGAATTGTCCCGCTTGTTGCAGGCGGGTGACATCCGTCACTTCCTTAAAGTTGCAGCACACAATCATCGAAGCATGATCGTCAGTGGGGGCACGTCCACCGGAAAAACCACATTCCTCAATGCCATGTTGACGGCGATTCCGAGAAACGAACGGTTCGTCATGATGCAGGATGCGCCTGAACTCGAACCAATTCAGGAGAATGTTGTTTCCCTAACCGCATCGAAGGGCGACCAGGGTCGCGCCAAGGTTACCATGACATCGCTGCTTGGGGCTGCGCTGCGTCTGCGCCCGGACAGGATTTTCATGGGCGAGCTCAGAGGCGAGGAAGCATTCGACTTTCTTAATGCCATCAACACCGGTCATCCGGGTTCAATGACAACGATCCACGCCAATTCGCCGCGCCATGCCTTTGACCGGCTTTCGACACTGGTGCTGAACAGTGGTGTCCGCATGGATCGGGCTGACATCATCAGTTACATCAAGTCCATTATCCCGATAGTCGTGCAGCTGAAAAAAGGCGATGAACATGGCACTCGAGGCGTGAGTGAAATCTTTTTCGCCGATGAGGTTGATCAAAATGGAAAGCGCAAACACCGCTGA
- a CDS encoding type IV secretory system conjugative DNA transfer family protein, with protein MESANTAEREERPVSPALANFRQRFFTELDLPARWGRIRRQSYLTFPLALLTVFAVWLFFFLFLYDIYVTSFGTVSYFDYALAAPFAEAVTSTWRLIGRRDTAGIFILALALAAPLMFAVLVLWMLKGGRAFSRHILYLLHIRSTRRLVGIAIMGQFLSVAAVVVYSVVFYVVATEFEKGTDLAKLYFEKPLAMATTPFGSIDASGAVVKAPSKIRRAGVLAFLAAIAGIGFPVGLAIQKRGRMVYGGARLGTLTDAADFGLRKKRGVVLGTKQGLLLVDDSDKHVLVIGSPGQGKSRSIVIPSMMRFGGSMFVLDFGGELYKEMAGWLSADGYSIHVIAPGRQETDGFNPFDFISTDPAQRITDLQKLSLMMMPERVRSDTSDFWEESARILLTALMAFIIECPDTRKTLGELQRILGSMPDERKAVTQLMEKYEHTLSDATRMQLDKFRGRHEKLGEGIAAEIGAKIDVLQNKNLEAMLSATTIPLKEIRNRKMAIFLDVDIQSVRIFERFISLLIETTMDIFIKQGPLRDDQHDVMVMLDEFGNAGRLDTILTQAPLMRKYGIRFVSILQDSAQLERLYEKTGREIIAGSSTIKLYMNFQNPRDAQYISTIAGKTTEWLPTSSYTYRHGRRDRQVSMMPVQKDLLSVSDLMMLKPEELILHVAGAPVFKVLKVEGGDDLRFGAYRKYKAPSRPKMEIIETGGIDMTPKFRKNGSIIYVSTLDGLRHRLGLNPLREAGVDLTAALMDDREGRECNDPQPVKDMNANVVDMRALKGEMSQGDREKALDEKCFERSENVVTIDDVAVRSPILTNEELEDVFGIGDSNHWELPDGLLDGTMQADNVNPLEINCGIMALVSAARQSVKPEAAEAFEELEAAVSDPLQEEKAKNSKS; from the coding sequence ATGGAAAGCGCAAACACCGCTGAGCGAGAGGAGCGTCCCGTCTCCCCTGCGCTGGCGAACTTTCGCCAGCGGTTTTTCACGGAGCTTGATTTACCGGCACGATGGGGCCGGATCCGGCGACAGTCCTATCTGACGTTTCCGCTTGCGTTGCTGACCGTCTTCGCAGTTTGGTTGTTCTTCTTCCTTTTCCTCTATGACATATACGTCACCTCATTCGGCACAGTGTCCTATTTTGATTACGCGCTGGCAGCTCCGTTTGCAGAGGCGGTGACATCCACCTGGAGACTGATCGGACGGCGCGATACGGCCGGCATTTTCATCCTCGCCCTGGCACTCGCTGCACCGCTAATGTTCGCCGTCCTGGTCTTGTGGATGCTCAAGGGCGGGCGGGCCTTCTCGCGTCACATCCTGTACCTGCTGCACATCCGATCGACCCGCCGACTGGTGGGTATCGCCATCATGGGTCAGTTTCTTAGCGTCGCGGCCGTCGTGGTCTATTCCGTCGTCTTTTACGTGGTGGCGACCGAATTTGAAAAGGGAACGGATCTTGCAAAACTCTATTTCGAAAAGCCACTCGCCATGGCAACGACACCGTTCGGTTCGATTGATGCATCCGGCGCAGTGGTCAAGGCTCCAAGCAAGATCCGGCGTGCCGGCGTGCTGGCATTTTTAGCCGCAATTGCCGGCATCGGATTTCCCGTCGGTCTGGCAATTCAGAAGCGCGGCCGGATGGTTTATGGTGGCGCACGGTTGGGGACGTTGACCGATGCCGCCGATTTCGGACTGCGCAAAAAACGTGGCGTGGTTCTCGGAACCAAGCAGGGTTTGTTGCTGGTCGATGACAGCGACAAGCATGTGCTGGTAATCGGCTCACCGGGTCAAGGCAAGTCACGCAGCATCGTTATACCGTCCATGATGCGGTTTGGCGGATCGATGTTCGTTCTCGATTTTGGCGGTGAGCTCTACAAGGAAATGGCGGGGTGGCTTTCGGCGGATGGTTATAGCATCCATGTGATTGCGCCAGGTAGACAAGAGACTGATGGGTTTAATCCGTTTGACTTTATCAGCACGGATCCAGCTCAACGCATAACTGATCTGCAGAAGCTATCCTTGATGATGATGCCGGAGCGGGTTCGCTCGGATACATCGGATTTTTGGGAGGAAAGCGCTCGAATTCTGCTGACCGCATTGATGGCGTTTATTATCGAATGTCCGGACACGCGCAAGACACTGGGTGAACTGCAACGGATCCTTGGCTCGATGCCGGACGAGCGCAAGGCGGTCACGCAGTTGATGGAAAAATACGAACATACGCTGAGCGATGCCACGCGCATGCAGCTCGACAAATTCCGCGGCCGTCATGAGAAGTTGGGCGAAGGCATTGCGGCCGAGATCGGCGCCAAGATCGACGTTCTGCAGAACAAGAACCTGGAGGCGATGCTGTCGGCGACAACGATACCGCTGAAGGAGATCCGTAATCGCAAGATGGCAATCTTCCTCGACGTCGATATCCAGTCTGTGCGCATTTTTGAGCGGTTCATTTCTCTGCTCATTGAAACCACGATGGACATTTTTATCAAGCAAGGACCGTTGCGCGACGACCAGCATGATGTGATGGTTATGCTCGATGAATTTGGCAATGCCGGCCGGCTGGATACGATCCTGACGCAGGCGCCACTGATGCGAAAATACGGCATCCGATTTGTGTCAATCCTGCAGGACAGTGCACAGCTCGAACGGCTGTATGAGAAAACCGGCCGTGAGATCATTGCCGGATCATCGACGATCAAGCTCTACATGAATTTTCAGAACCCGAGGGACGCCCAATACATATCGACGATCGCCGGCAAGACCACGGAATGGCTGCCAACCTCGTCTTACACATACCGGCATGGCCGCCGCGATCGGCAGGTCTCGATGATGCCGGTGCAAAAGGATCTCTTGTCCGTTTCTGATTTGATGATGCTCAAGCCGGAGGAATTGATCCTGCACGTCGCCGGCGCTCCGGTATTCAAGGTGCTTAAGGTGGAGGGAGGCGATGATCTACGCTTTGGTGCCTACAGGAAGTACAAGGCCCCTTCTCGGCCGAAGATGGAAATCATCGAGACTGGCGGCATCGATATGACACCAAAGTTCCGCAAGAACGGATCAATTATCTATGTTTCCACGCTGGATGGCCTCCGCCACCGTCTTGGGCTCAACCCCTTGCGGGAAGCTGGTGTTGATTTGACGGCAGCACTAATGGACGATCGTGAAGGACGCGAATGCAACGACCCTCAGCCCGTTAAGGACATGAACGCCAACGTTGTTGATATGAGGGCGCTGAAAGGGGAAATGTCGCAGGGCGATCGCGAAAAAGCTCTGGATGAAAAGTGTTTCGAGCGGTCCGAAAATGTTGTCACGATTGACGACGTGGCCGTGCGTTCGCCAATCCTTACCAACGAAGAACTAGAGGATGTGTTCGGGATTGGTGATAGCAACCATTGGGAACTTCCGGATGGACTTTTGGATGGCACGATGCAGGCCGACAATGTGAATCCGCTCGAAATTAATTGCGGAATCATGGCACTCGTGTCAGCCGCCAGACAATCCGTCAAGCCTGAGGCGGCAGAAGCATTCGAGGAACTTGAGGCCGCAGTTTCCGATCCGCTACAGGAAGAGAAAGCTAAAAATTCCAAGAGTTAA
- a CDS encoding helix-turn-helix domain-containing protein → MNEHIARTEKQLGAILRRVRKHAGLTQGTLGEQIHLRQGTVSRLEAGEPAVQLRTLMGALLGLNLELVVRSRSQSSAADIEDLF, encoded by the coding sequence ATGAACGAGCACATTGCACGTACCGAAAAGCAGCTTGGCGCTATCCTGCGCCGCGTCCGAAAACACGCCGGACTAACGCAAGGCACGCTCGGCGAACAAATCCATCTGCGACAAGGAACGGTGTCTCGCCTCGAAGCTGGAGAGCCTGCTGTCCAGTTGCGCACTCTGATGGGAGCGCTCTTGGGCCTCAATCTCGAACTCGTCGTCAGATCGCGCAGCCAGAGCAGCGCCGCCGACATCGAGGACCTGTTCTGA
- a CDS encoding HipA N-terminal domain-containing protein encodes MDFQYTRDWLEWRGTFPVSLSLPLREDRYIGAGHQCLRQPAARQQLRSQARRRSAVPVRRHRPGCHIVPKQLP; translated from the coding sequence ATCGACTTCCAGTACACGCGCGATTGGCTGGAATGGCGCGGTACTTTCCCGGTCTCGCTCTCCCTGCCCCTGCGCGAAGATCGCTATATCGGCGCCGGTCATCAATGTCTTCGACAACCTGCTGCCCGACAGCAACTCCGTTCGCAAGCGCGTCGGCGCTCTGCAGTTCCTGTCCGACGGCATCGACCCGGTTGTCACATCGTTCCCAAACAGCTTCCGTGA